The following nucleotide sequence is from Coffea eugenioides isolate CCC68of chromosome 3, Ceug_1.0, whole genome shotgun sequence.
agtatgaaggaaaatttactaaGCTTTCAAAGTACGCTCCCGAATTGGTGACCAATGAGCGAAAAAGGATTAGACGGTTTgttcagggacttaatgtggagatacaagagggCTTGGCTGCAGCCTAAATCTTTACGTTCACTGAGGCATTAGAGAAAGCTCAAAGGGTAGAAAATGCAAGGATGCAAGTGAGGGACTTCCACAATAGaaaaagaaacttttctagCCATACCTCCGGACAAGCTAGTAAAAGTGCACAGCCTTTCAAAATGGGAAGAGGAGCGGGAGGACCGAGGACTGTCGGAGCTTCAAGAGGAGCTTTATctagaggaggtcgtagtggacTGACACAGGCAAGGAGAGCGCCTTCTAGTGGTTCAAcggtgacccctcaagttacgTGTGGGTACTACGGAAAACccaatcattttgaaaatgactGTTGGAGGAAGTCTGGGAAGTGCTTGGCCtgcggtagtaccgagcaccagCTCGCGAACTgtccaaacaaaatgaagacGGGAGATGATACCCAGAGACCGGAAAAGTCAGCCTCTAAGCAAACCAGTGCCGGAGGAATCcgaccgaaagtaccggctagggtttatgcactggattatCAACAAGTTCCTGAGGCGACtgaggtggtagaaggtacaatcccaatctttcaccgtttagctagggttttaattgatccaggtgctacacattcttttgtaaaccctaatttcatgagtgggatagacttgaagccatttaagttaccatatgatcTAGAGGTTAAAACGCCTATTGGGGATCAAAGTCTAATTGCTAATTTGGTGTATAGAGATTGTGAAGTCTGGATTGGGGAACGAAAATTATTGGCTAATTTGATTGTTTTGAcgattaagggatatgatgtaaTC
It contains:
- the LOC113766340 gene encoding uncharacterized protein LOC113766340, producing the protein MGRGAGGPRTVGASRGALSRGGRSGLTQARRAPSSGSTVTPQVTCGYYGKPNHFENDCWRKSGKCLACGSTEHQLANCPNKMKTGDDTQRPEKSASKQTSAGGIRPKVPARVYALDYQQVPEATEVVEEIVKSGLGNENYWLI